CCTAGTATTGTACCACGAACGAAAACACATACTCGCTTCACAGGCTTGGGAAATGGTGggcatcaacagcctgcCCGTTTTTGTTCTCCTTGGGCTCAGCGTCGGGAGGGCGTTATATCCCAGGTATGGAAGATCCTTGTCTCCAGAAAGTCCCTTGTATTGACCCGTCTCAGTAGCAATCACTTCGTGTCGGCGCTCCTCCCTCGACAAGACGACTTTGTTGATGACCTAGCCTGTGGGCCACAGTGTGAGCCAGGAGTTTGTGGGACCGGCTCTTGTGCATTTGACTCGATCACGCCCGAGGCCTTTCGGGATTTCAGTCCTCAGAATATCTCAGAGGTCAGGCCGCCAATCTTTGGGGGTCATAAATCGGGTATAAAGTCTGGTGGAGGAAACAAGACCCTTTCTCGGCGGGTTTTTCGATACGGCTTTACTAGCAACAATTACAATGGGAAAAAGCCGACCGTAGGAGAAGCAGATTATTACCTTCCCCAGGTCCTGCTACATGACAGGGAGAACGATTATTTCGGAAATGCTGACGGTTTTTTTGTTACTGGTAAGTCTCCACATGAGAGCTATTTTCTATCAAAACCTCGTAGCTAACCAGGTTTCCAGGCTCGGAAGCCGCAGTGATGAGCCAGAGACAATTTGGCGACGAACCGTTTCAATTTGGTACCAACGGTCTACATGGCTGTACAATGGTGACCATTGTCTCGAGGCGGGCTGTCTGGATGGTATGTGCATGGTATGTGATGGGTTATTCTGACCTTTGCTGATCAATTTAGGCACATTTCTGGGAGGTTTTCTCTCATTCCGGGAAGTTTGGAGTCGAGCCAAATGACATAACGTACATGGGTTTCCGGGAGAGGGTCCTCGATGTAATCAGGGATATCCCAGTGACCAACCCTGTTAACCCGCCAGGGGGCAAAGTGTATGAGCCGCCTGTTGGGCCCAGGATCGACCCCAACTTGTTCAACCGGCCTGACGACGGCACCCAGATTCTCCTCTATGTTCCCAACCCGATGGGATCCGAGGGCGTAGAAAAAGCGACACAGCGATATGCAAAAAGAAATGCACAAATGATTGACGCGCTCAGGGAGCGCGTTGGAGGGGATCCCGTGGTGAAAACATTCATCTACAATGCCCTCTATTATGATAATCCGGCTGATAAGGCCTTGAGTCGCACCACCCGCAGAGGGATGGCTTTGTTCCAGTACGATCCGAACAGCAATAAGAGAAAAAAACGGGCGTGGAGGCTGTTGTATGAAAATGGCTTTTATTCGGGGGTGATTGAATAAGGAAAGAGGGGTAGGGCTTGGCAGATGCAggcataaatatatagatgaGGCTACTTCCCAGCTAGTTTACTTCCCAGTTAGAAACCACATGCGCCATGGCttcccttctttccctccccTTAGAGGTCCTTGACCGTGTCTATGAATATGTCGCTTCAGGCTACCAGCCCAGCCTGTCGTCCCTAGCTCTCGTCAACAGATATTGTTACCGGGCTGCTAGTAAACATCGCTTCCGACGTGTTACAATCAGGGCTCCCCTTGATCAGGGCATTAAACGATGGACCGACCTCCTCCAGTCTGCGTCTGCCTTTACCGACGTCCGCAGACTATCAATCATGTCTCCAAATGAAGGAGGATACAACTCCAAGCATTCATATTATACAAATGATCTGGATGACTTGACTTGCATCGACGAGTACTTTGATCCGGCAATCTGGAATCTTTTCAGGTCTCCTCATCAATACAAGGATGACAATGAATGGGAATCTCTGGTCAATCTAGTCGACCAATTATCCGGGCTCCAGGATTTAGTCTGGGCCTGCGAGGTTCCATTTCCGCCTCCCCTACTAGACATCCTGCATCAGAAATTACCTGACTGCAGACTGCATAACATGGCGTTTAAGCTCCCAAGTCTTCACTACCATGCGCACTACCCACAGGACGTTGATAACAGAGACTTTACCCTGGCTACATCTCCAAACCTAACCAGTGCTCTTGTCCCGATATCACATTACGACCATGATGGCAACGTGGCATATAATGAGGAGGCAGTGATACAAATGTCGGCAGAACTCGCGCTAAACTTGAGAGAAGTGCATGTTGCACGAAGGCCTATCGAGGCCTGTAATACACGTTACGAGGCTATAAAACGAGGTCGACCACCCTGGCCGGGCTTCTTCCCTAACAGCCCTACGAAGCATGGATCTGGGCCGCTAAAGCAGGCACGCCTGCAACGGTGGAGCCTGAACCCTGCTGCAATATATACATTCAAACTCTGGGAGAACAAGCTCGACTTTTCGACCCTCCAAGTTCTCCATCTCTGGGAGGTGGATGTAAAAACTTTGTTATCCGCGAGTTCTCACAGCTTCAAGTCTCTCAGGGTCCTGGCATTACACTTGAAGTATCCTGAAGACCATAACATGGATTACAGCCTAGATGAGgctatatatttagataaaGCCGCAGCCTCGTTTGTCCTAGCACTTCCTCCTCTTAAGAAAGTCCATTTCTCCGGAGTACACAGACACGAGAACACGTTTCAAACAATCCTACAGCTCCATGGAGCAACACTACATACATTATcacttatattattaccatcctcttccttaCCAGGCCCTCTTATGACAGTCAGTCGAGTCCAGCAGATTCAAGCACACTGTCCGAATATCCGCGACTTACGAGTTTCTATCTTACGCACCCGGGGTAATGCAGCAGAAAGCGAGGCTACAATATATCAGACTCTTGGATTATTCACTTACCTCACACACTTGGagctccagcttcatctgAGAGATCCCTATCCTGAGTCTCTAGTTAACGACGCTGATTATATAGATCCTCAGCAAATACCCGACCAGGAACTCCTTGTACGCGCAGCAGTGGACGAACCACTCGCTCGAGAGATCTTCACCAAAATCATAACCGCTGGGGCACGCTCGCTGCAATACCTGAGAGTAAAAACATCAACTACCTGGATCCCACAAAATATCAAGCCTATCGCGTCTATTATGGCCCGGCATTGGGACTGCATCAGAATCCCCAGGGTCGGAAATAACCCCGCGGACATCCAAGTCGACGTGAAAGAGATCGGTACGAGACTGAGAGATTTAAGAAGGAGGGAACATGGGGGACTTAAGGTGGGCCTGGCCCCGTACGAGAAGATATTCCGCGAGCTCTGGCCTGTAAAGGGAGAGAGCTGGGAAGAGGATTGGCATAGCTTTCCCTTGGAGGCAAGTAAGGGTGTTTGAACTGAGTTTATGTCAGTCATGTGTTTACACGGTATAAGTATGGAGTAAggaattattttatttaatctgATATTTCATGTTTAAGTAGTAGTATTTGATTCAATGTCCCTCCACATAACAACCCGAGTAATAGTTATATCACATCATGCACCTTCTACGGATTTTCTAGCTCATGCCCGGTAACTTAAGCTTGTTTCTTGACAGTACCCGTCATGCTTGAAATGGAAAGCAGGGGGCGATTGCATCAATTTTTGGAACCGGGTGGattggaaaaaaaaaaaaaaaaaaaaaaaaaaaagggctGACCACGAGAATGGCTAAGGAGACAATATCAAAAGTTTGTTCCAGATACAGCAGGCTATAGTACATGGATGTTAAATTACCGTTGACACAATACCATCACCATGGAGCACGAATACTTATGTTTGAGTCTGGGCCGTCTGGTTCAAGTCGCCAACTAAGAAGCTTTCGCTTACCTATATACGAGTGCTCGAGTGCTCATGCTTCTCCATCAACTGCCAGGCCAGGAATGCGTCTGTTTCGAAACAAATCCACGAAGATCTGGTGATCAAGACAAGCCTGGGCGCTGTACTGATGAGTAAATACCTCcagtatatctataaatctCTCCTTATCAGCCGCAATTGCAGCGTTAATAGCCTGTTCTGGAGAGAAAGGCACTAGCTCCGAGTATCTGCTATTGTTATCCCTTGCTTCGTGTATTATGGCCGTGGCTCTACCCAGATCTGCTACTACGGTGGTTATTACGTATCGTCAGGTACTTGGGTACATATATACCATGGCTTGACCGAAGCGGCAATTTCTCAACGAGACCCAGCCTATGGAATATAAATTTAGCCTGACATAGGATGGAAGCATTCCTTCAGAACTATTGTCAAGCAATACCTACATGAGCCCCAGGTGCCCAGCCTCACCGCCCACCGAATCTTCAAGGCGAGTCAGATCTAGGAACGCCTCGGATACCAAGATCTGCCCCTCGTTCGCAGCTTTCCACCTACGTACTTAGAAATCTACCGCCATTTCTGAAACACCCAAGGGAACAGACCAACTCACCATGCCCGACGATAAAAAAGAACCGCTCCTCTCCACCTCGGACGACCTACCCCCCGCCTACGAAGCCACAACTCCAACACCCGCCCCTTCAAAACGCcaactcccaccacccccgcctctccctctccccgTGCTCCAGGATCTTCGCACCAAGCGCGTAGTCCTTGCCTCACAATCCccgcgccgccgccaaatAATCTCCTACCTGGGCCTGCCTAACATCGAAATCATCCCGTCCGACTTCGCCGAAGACCTCCCCCACAGCCTGCAACCCTTTGAATATGTCCTAGCAACAGCCACGCAAAAGGCGCAAGATGTGTACGCGCGCGAGATCCTCaacgaggagaagggcgagcCCGCGCTCATCTTAGCGGCAGATACGATTGTCGTGGAGCCGCAGTCGGGTAATATATTGGAAAAACCGCGCTCGGAAGCGCATCATATTGCCATGCTCAAGAGTTTAAGGGATACGAAGACACATAAAGTCTACACGGCAATTGTAGCGATGGCGCCGCTGGATAGTGCGCGGGATCCTGGGTATGCGATTGAGACAGCGGTTGAGGAGACAAATGTCAAGTTTGATGGCGAGGTGACGGATGAGTTGATTTTGGCTTATGTGCGGACGCGGGAAGGGGTTGATAAGGCGGGGGGGTATGGGATGCAGGGGCTGGGGAGTATTTTGGTGGAAAAGATTGATGGGAGTGCGGATAATGTTATTGGGTTGCCGTTGAAGACGACATTGAAGGTTATTGAGAAGGTCATGGCGAaggcagatgatgatgatctgttaggaggagaggaaggcgagggggaatcagaagaagaggattaATTGAATGCCATTTGGCATCGATGTTTAAACGTTAGACGTTGGAGATACCCAGTGGGTTATAGATGGAAGGGGAGTATCCGGAAATAGTCATATTTTCAAGCTCAGTGAGATCCAGGTCTATCCTGAGTTGGGCTACCGATAaaaaatgaaataaaatatacaaaGGCAGACGCCCTAACATAGAAAACAACTCTGATATAAAGTGACGGAAATGAAAATGggtaaaagaaagaaaccAAACATGTCCTGTCTATGCCTTCCAGATCCGCTTAACAGTCTCTGTCAGACCGACATCGTTTGTTTCAAGTTCGTACAGACCAACAGCCGTGGTAAGAGTGAAACCACGCAGAAGCCAGTTCAGGAATGAAGCGGTCTTGGGGACACGGCGTGCGGGGAAGTAATCAATGATGGAAGCCCTGTAGAGGTGTTAGATCTTCACATTGTGGATTTGAAGCCGCTGAGACACATACTGGAATCCAACGTGCGAgtgaaggatgatgagcgAGCAGAGAATAGCATCCGTCGTGGGGTTGAGGGAGCCGGCAGCGAAAGGAGCGATGGTAAGAGGGATCAGACCAACAGCGACCGCTCTATTTGACGATATTAGCAAAGTTCCGAGTATTCGTTGCGAATTCTGTGTGGATTGGGCGCACCTCTCAAAAGTCCAGTGGTAGCTGCCGTGCGAAGGGTGAGGCGTAGGGATAGGAGCCGGGTCATTCACTGCGTAAAAGGCTGGTTAATATCCGTCCAAAAACCGAGGTGCTTCTCGAAATATTCCGCATGTCCTTCTATCCAGAGATACGATTCAAGTATTCAATTTCCCCCTCTTTCAAATTGCATATCCCGGGTTCGCGAGGATAGGTGTGAAGGTTTAACGTACGTGTTCCGTGGATGGATTCTATATTGCAATTAGTTAGCATCATTCTTAACACCCGCATCATCTCGGGCTTTGCCCATGAAATCCTCCAAATCTTAAGAGATCCAAGAAAGTAACAATCAATTCTGGCGCACTCACGAGGCTCAGGAGGCAggatctgcttcttcgcggaggCGTGAAAGGCGACGACCTGGGAGACCCCAGCGGCATTCCGGGTCGCCAGCGGCGCCCGGAAGGCAGAGAGGCAAGACTGGCGCATGAGAGAAGCCATTGTGAAAATTCTGGTGTTGACGCAGAAAAAAATGACTTCTTTTCGCGATTCAGCGCACTGGGAGACACAGAACAGAAGATACAGTCGTGAAGTCGAAGTTCCGCTGGAACCTCGGGAGTCCGCTCGGGATGCAGTCATCACATTAGGGATCAGGTGATTGGCTGGCGACCCTCCGCCCAGCCGAATTTGGCCGACTGTCGGCAATCGTTCATGCGATGGCACGAGCCACGAGATGAGAGCTGTGTTCTGCATATCTGCATTTATACTTAAGAGAGGGCCCTACTTGAGGGAGCGACGCCATTTGCGCCCTTTCACGATGTTTAATCACAAATAAGGGTCCGTTTAAAAGATGCTACCAGTCTCAAATACAATATGTTGGCATCATTCTTCAATTGCCGAGGGTGAGAGATAACCCGCAGGATGTTACGGATAGTATTGTGCCTCAAGCAGCACCTATCCTATTGAAAAACGCCCAAACCCATACAAGCCAACTTGTCATGATTATCGTTCCTCATTAAAACTTCAAGACAGCTTTGCCCAAGTTCTTTCCGTGGAAAATACCGACTAGCCCTTCCGCCGCGTTATCAATGCCCTCCGTTTCGTGGATGAGGGTCTTAAATGAGCCATCCTTGATCCATTTCTGCACATTCTCCTGATGCTCCTTGGTGTACTTGTCTCCCATTCCAGCATCGCCGACAATAAATCCGCGCATAGTCAGACGCTTTGTAAGCACAAAACTGATGTTCTTTATCGGATATGGTGCGCTGTTGTACTGAGAGATCATACCGCAGACGACGACGCGGCCAAAGTTGTTGATCGCTTCCAGGGCCGCTTCCAAATGCTCTCCCCCGACGTTCTCGTAATAGATGTCGATCCCGTTAGGGGCTAGGCGAGCTAGAGCATCTGCAGGCTTTTCCTTCTTATAGTTGAACCCTCCGTCAAACCCTAGGTCCTTGATAATGTAGTCGAGCTTCTCGTCCGATCCTACACTACCGATGACCTTGAGTCCCTCGTGCTTGGCAAGTTGGCCGACCAACTGACCGACAGCACCGCTGGCGGCGGAGACGAAGATCGTCTCTCCCTTCTTTGGCTGGCCAATCTCATAGAGCGAGGAGTAGGCCGTCAAGCCCGGCATACCTAGTGCACCCAAAAAGACTCTGATGTCTTGGATACCCAGCGGGTTTTCGAGGGGGCGGATTCGAGACAATTCATCGGCGCCTACCGAGACATAGTCTTGAATAGGTAGGCGTCCAATGATAAGGTCGCCTTCCTTGTAGGAAGCATTGTTGGATCGGACAACCTTGGCGATAGTTGCGCTTTCAATAGGCTTGTTGAGAAAGAAGGGAGGAGCATAAGATTTGACTTCAGCGCTGCGCATACGACCTCGCATGTAGGGGTCGAAGCTGGTGTAAAGCGACTGCAAAAAAACGCCGTCCGCAGGTGCCGCAGCGTTTGCATCGTACGAGACAGACTCAACGCCGAGGTGTTCTCCGGGAACAGGGTATCCCTCGGGGATTTTCTTGAAGATGAGAGCTTTATTCGTGGCCATTGTGGTTAGAGGTGTCAAGGATATGCAAAAGCAATGAGAGGCCTGTAAAAATTAGGTCTAGAGATAGATGTAAGTTGATGATATCAGACAGCAAACCTCCCGTTGGCATGAAATGTTTTGGCTTTATAAGTTCCTCGGCATGCTCAAGAATAGAGCGGGGCAGAGCCAAAATGTGCAGACTCAGACTGCGGATTATAAAGCATGATCCCACCTCGAGAACATTCTCGAGAATGGGAGCCAGCACAGCAGATCTCAAACGGGTGGCCCAGTGGTTACGTCTGGAGTTGATTCCGAAAACGGTACTGTGGCGCGCAGCAACGGAAGATAATGCAGGATTAACTGGCATAAAATAACAAGGATCTCGGTAAACGGGGCATCAGTATGATCGTTTGCGTGATGGCGCCGCAAGAAGACACCTTCTTGGTGAAAGAACCGAGGATGAACTCCATCTGGGGCTCGGGGGTATTGCTTGAAGGAGGAGACAACGCCCTCGGCGCTGGTGAGGTCACTATGAACTAGAAACCCGAGCAATCGGTGAAGAAAAAGCTCCCTCTGCTCTTTCCCCTTCGGGTTGTGCATCGATTGTCGGGTGACATCAAATTGATTGATAATGAGACATCAGATACAGAGCCCACGCAGCCACGATTGGCAGTCGTCGGAGAATTAAAAAGCGACTTTATGTCGGGTTACGAACTCTAGTCAAAGCCCAACAACCCGCCATTCCCGATCGGAAGATGATTCCTGAATTCCTCGAGAGGCGCCTAGAGAAGCCCGAATCCTTATACGGTGTCTAAGTACTTCCTACTCcctagtagtagtagatgTAAACTGTATAGCAAACATGAGTCTGGAGCCTCAACTGGCGCGATtttatgcctgaggcagcaacgCCTCCGAGCGGACCGGCCCCGTCAGGCGCAATACTGTAGTACTCAGTTCCTGCTAAGGttctcaacaacaccatgatGTTGAAATTAACCTTGTCAGGGCACAGAACCACAATGGTCAATGGGAATACTCCATAAACAGATCTCGCCCCCTAATTTCGCCTAGATCTTAGTTAACTCCAGGTCTCCCTGTGTAGTCAGCGTGCGATGGCCAATCACCATGAGCCTCGCCGCCTTCCAGGGAAATCCGCGACTTTTCTGCCAGTTGATATTTTCGTAGATAAGAAGTTCCGTCTGGTTTTTTCTCTCCGTTGCCATCAGCCGTGCTTCTTCCCAACCTTGTTTGGATTAACCTTTTTCGTCGTTTGTTGTTTCTCTGCATCTTCTTATTTGGGATATCTTGCATATATCTCCTCTATCTTACCAACCATGTTGGTTGCCTTTCGTCGCTCCGCTGTGAGCCACGCGCTGCGATCCTCTCCCCGAACGTTGTCGGCGAGACCAACTCCTCAGCGCCTCCAATCGCTCTATTCATCAATTACGGGGCCATCGTACGCGCCAAAATCGCTGTTTCATTCGTCTCCTTTTAGATTCTCGTCATCGGCGATTTCTGTTGAGAAAGATGCCACCGAGAAATTTGATCTGGACCAGCCCGGGCAATCAACTTCGTTTCGGAAGTTAGCAGAGGATGGAACAGTTTCACGTCCATTAATCGACTGTATCACATCACATTTGCGCCTGGAGAATATGACGGAAGTTCAACGATTGACAATTCCTGAATCCGTAAATGGCGGCGACTTGTTTGTTTGCCCTTCCCaaactcctccctcttcccctttaAATTCAACCGTACTAATTTGAAAACTCAAAAGGTTGGCCCAAGCCAAGACTGGTACTGGTAAAACACTTGCTTTCCTTGTTCCTGTCCTGGAGAGGCTTGCCAAGGATCGTTCTTTGAATAAATCGATTATCCGTCGCGGCCGGAAGGTTGGAACTATTGATATTAGATCAATCATCATTTCTCCCACGCGAGAATTGGCCGAACAGATTGCAGACCAGGCTGCACCCCTCGCTTCCAGACTTGGATTGATTGTACAGAAAGCGGTGGGAGGCACTCAGAAACGGGACGCTTTGCGGCGAGTCTATGCAGAGGGCTGTCACATCCTAGTTGCAACCCCCGGTAGACTTCGGGATCTGCTATCCAACCACGTCAGTGGCGTGACGGCCCCAAAGCTATCTTCACTTGTTCTGGATGAGGCTGATCGCTTGCTGGACCAAGGGTTTGCTCCCGAACTTATGGAAATCCAAAATCTGCTTCCGGACCCAAAGGAAGTCGACCGTCAGACGCTCATGTTCTCTGCCACTGTAGCCCCAGAAGTTGTGGGTATGGTTCGCAACACCATGAAGCCTGATTTCAAGTTTATCAAAACCGTCAACGACAATGAGATTCCAACGCATCTTTCTGTTCCGCAAAAGACAGTGATCCTAAATGGCCTCGAAAACGCTATGCCGGCTCTCTTAGAATTGGTTAAGCTTAATTTGGACAGAGTCCCCCCATTCAAGGCGATTGTGTACTTGAACTCCACCAAACATACGAGTACTGCATATGAAATATTTAGGCACCTGCTGATTGACCCCGAAACACCGCGAAGCGGTAACCCTCTCGATCCGTTATTCCGAGGCGAGATTCATTCGCGCCTGTCACAGGCCGAAAGAACACGAGTTTCGAACAAATTTCGAAGGTGTAAATCGGGTATCCTTTTCTCATCCGACGTCACTTCCCGTGGTATGGATTTCCCCGGCGTAACCCACGTTATCCAAATCGGTACGCCAAGAGATCGTGATACCTACATCCATCGTCTGGGCCGAACGGCTCGCGCCGGTAGGACGGGCGAAGGATGGATTTTCCTCCATCAAGGGGAAAAGGGTGCATTCGATCGCATGATGCGGGATATTCCCGTCCACGTGGACAACACAACCCTCACTACCGCTGGCCTCAACATGTTGGACGAGGCCGAAGTGACCCCCGAGGCTCTATCCACCTTGATGCAAGTCAAGTCGGCCACTGCTCAACTTTTGCCAGAAGCCAAAGAGGAGACAATCTCGGCCATACTTGCGACTTTGTCTGGAATTTTCAAGAACAAGCGGATGTTGAGCACCGCTATCCAAGACCTCTCAGTCCATGGTTTCGGCCTCCGCTCTACACCATCGATGAGTGAGTATAGGTCCCAGATTTTAGGTCTTGACCAGGAGGATGGTTTTGTCGTCCGCACTCATCGCCGCACCAATCCCCGCGGTGGCCGTGATTTCGCTCGCGGTCGTGGTCACGGTCGTGATTCCTTCGGTGGTGGCCGTGACCGTCGTGACTCATTTGGTGGCCGTCGCGAATCCTCCGGTGGTCGTCGCGAATCCTTCGGTGGTGGCCGTGATCGTGGCTCCGGCCGTGGACGTGGTGAGCGCCGTGAGCGCGAGAACATTGGCGAGTGGCTCCACCAACGGAGGGATGAGTGGGCTTAAACCATACAGCTAGCCCTCGAAGTTCTCGGTACCACCAAGTATCTCCCAACTGTTAGGAGGTAGCACTTAGACACCCGCCTAAGCTGTCCTCTAATAATCAACCTACGTACCATGAAACCCCGCCTCTACTTCTTTGAAAAGACAacttctctctccctctcgcAAGCACGACGGCGAAAAAAAGGCGTTTGACGACCCCAGAAACCAGCAATCCCAAACTCAGATGCATTGGGCGGCGTTTATATTATTCGGAAATTACTCACCTCTCTCCTTCCCTTTCTCGCAATCACTTCGGGTGCCTCGATTTGTTCTTGATGGTTCGGTTCGACTTCCCTTATTCTTGTAATTTTATACTTAACTGTTTTGCTTTGGCTTACTACTACTTACGATACCTACTTACTTATTCTGAAAGGGTGTTGGTTAGGGATATAACTTCGAGTTAACCATACCTTGTACGCTACGGATGTGTTGGATGTATTATAGATAGGATTCTTTTCCTCCTGTGTTATTAATTGATGATTAACTTCCCTTATATTGTTGCTCCACGTGAATAGTTAGGCTGATCGTGTTGGTACACAATTCGAACTTTGGTAGAACGAAAGTAGAGTGAAGATACAAAGGCTCAAGTTCTATCCAAATGCCCTACCCTCAAAGTAGTCGTTTAAATCATCGACGCGAAGTATAAAAACAGAGAGGTCACTAGTAGACGTGGAGGAAAATATACAAGGTTTATTGAAAACTCGAAAAAAAAACTCTCACAGAGAATCTAAGTAAAAAACAAATAGCAAATTAactggatgaagatatcatgCCGTTCCCGTCCTCTCTAAGTGGGAAactctatttctttttaattCTTTGTCGTCCCCCTTTTCATCGTCATCTAGAGAGGTACCTAGATCGTACGTTGTAGTTAGTAGATTCCGTCTACTCACGGCAAATCATGTCGTCACGAGCAGGACCAGTGCCGATCCATTTCACAGGAACGCCACCTAGTTCACGCTCGATGTACTCGATGTACTTGCGAGCATTGACAGGCAGCTCTTCGTATTTCTTGACACCCATGGTGTTGCTCTTCCAGCCGGGCAGCGAGATGTACTCGACCTGAACTTTGTCGAGGACCGCGGGATCGGCCGGGATGGTGTTCTCTGAGCGAGTGCCGTCGGGAAGAGTATAGGCAACACCGaccttgatctcgtcgaagTCATCGAGGACGTCGAGTTTCGTGAGGTTCAGAGCGGTGTAATGGTTGATTGCTTGGGAATAGCGGAGGAGGACAAGATCGAACCAGCCGCAACGGCGCTTACGACCAGTCGTGACACCGAATTCCCTGCCAACACTCTGGAGCTTCTCGCCATCTGCGTTAAGCTGCTCGCTAGGGAAAGGACCGGAACCGACGCGTGTGGTGTAGGCTTTCACAACACCAATGATGGACTTGATGCTTGTAGGGTTGAGAGACAGCGCTTGCACGGCGCCACCCAGACCGGTAGATGAGGAGGTCACGAAGGGGTAAGTTCcgtggtcgaggtcgagCAAGAGGGCATTCGCGCCCTCAACCAGGGTGTTGGGCGAATCCTTgtgcttgttgaagaaggccaaTTGGTCGACGATGTGGGGGACGAGTTGCTTACGGTACTCCTTGAACCGATTGATCTCGTCCTCAACATCGTAGTTCAGCTCCCCGAATCGTGCCGTATATCCAGAGTGAAGAGTCCTTAGCTTTCGCTCAAAgacttcctcatccaagaTCTCCCCGACACGCACACCTCTCCTTGCGGCCTTGTCGGCGTAGCAAGGTCCGATTCCCTTACCAGTGGTTCCCACCTTCCGGCCACCAAGacccttctcctccaacccatcGACAACGGAATGCAAATCGAAACAGACGTGGGCGCGGTCCGAGATGAAAGCGCGGGCCGCAGCACCCTTCAAACCCTTGCC
This region of Aspergillus puulaauensis MK2 DNA, chromosome 5, nearly complete sequence genomic DNA includes:
- a CDS encoding uncharacterized protein (COG:S;~EggNog:ENOG410PP9I) is translated as MSPNEGGYNSKHSYYTNDLDDLTCIDEYFDPAIWNLFRSPHQYKDDNEWESLVNLVDQLSGLQDLVWACEVPFPPPLLDILHQKLPDCRLHNMAFKLPSLHYHAHYPQDVDNRDFTLATSPNLTSALVPISHYDHDGNVAYNEEAVIQMSAELALNLREVHVARRPIEACNTRYEAIKRGRPPWPGFFPNSPTKHGSGPLKQARLQRWSLNPAAIYTFKLWENKLDFSTLQVLHLWEVDVKTLLSASSHSFKSLRVLALHLKYPEDHNMDYSLDEAIYLDKAAASFVLALPPLKKVHFSGVHRHENTFQTILQLHGATLHTLSLILLPSSSLPGPLMTVSRVQQIQAHCPNIRDLRVSILRTRGNAAESEATIYQTLGLFTYLTHLELQLHLRDPYPESLVNDADYIDPQQIPDQELLVRAAVDEPLAREIFTKIITAGARSLQYLRVKTSTTWIPQNIKPIASIMARHWDCIRIPRVGNNPADIQVDVKEIGTRLRDLRRREHGGLKVGLAPYEKIFRELWPVKGESWEEDWHSFPLEASKGV
- a CDS encoding nucleotide diphosphatase (BUSCO:EOG092643IE;~COG:D;~EggNog:ENOG410PJZR;~InterPro:IPR029001,IPR003697;~PFAM:PF02545;~go_function: GO:0047429 - nucleoside-triphosphate diphosphatase activity [Evidence IEA]) yields the protein MPDDKKEPLLSTSDDLPPAYEATTPTPAPSKRQLPPPPPLPLPVLQDLRTKRVVLASQSPRRRQIISYLGLPNIEIIPSDFAEDLPHSLQPFEYVLATATQKAQDVYAREILNEEKGEPALILAADTIVVEPQSGNILEKPRSEAHHIAMLKSLRDTKTHKVYTAIVAMAPLDSARDPGYAIETAVEETNVKFDGEVTDELILAYVRTREGVDKAGGYGMQGLGSILVEKIDGSADNVIGLPLKTTLKVIEKVMAKADDDDLLGGEEGEGESEEED
- the SDH4 gene encoding CybS family protein (COG:C;~EggNog:ENOG410PNQN;~InterPro:IPR034804,IPR007992;~PFAM:PF05328;~go_component: GO:0005740 - mitochondrial envelope [Evidence IEA];~go_component: GO:0016020 - membrane [Evidence IEA];~go_component: GO:0016021 - integral component of membrane [Evidence IEA]), giving the protein MASLMRQSCLSAFRAPLATRNAAGVSQVVAFHASAKKQILPPEPQSIHGTLNDPAPIPTPHPSHGSYHWTFERAVAVGLIPLTIAPFAAGSLNPTTDAILCSLIILHSHVGFQASIIDYFPARRVPKTASFLNWLLRGFTLTTAVGLYELETNDVGLTETVKRIWKA
- a CDS encoding MDR family NADP-dependent oxidoreductase (COG:C;~EggNog:ENOG410PGVS;~InterPro:IPR041694,IPR013149,IPR036291,IPR011032, IPR020843;~PFAM:PF00107,PF13602,PF16884;~go_function: GO:0016491 - oxidoreductase activity [Evidence IEA];~go_process: GO:0055114 - oxidation-reduction process [Evidence IEA]); amino-acid sequence: MATNKALIFKKIPEGYPVPGEHLGVESVSYDANAAAPADGVFLQSLYTSFDPYMRGRMRSAEVKSYAPPFFLNKPIESATIAKVVRSNNASYKEGDLIIGRLPIQDYVSVGADELSRIRPLENPLGIQDIRVFLGALGMPGLTAYSSLYEIGQPKKGETIFVSAASGAVGQLVGQLAKHEGLKVIGSVGSDEKLDYIIKDLGFDGGFNYKKEKPADALARLAPNGIDIYYENVGGEHLEAALEAINNFGRVVVCGMISQYNSAPYPIKNISFVLTKRLTMRGFIVGDAGMGDKYTKEHQENVQKWIKDGSFKTLIHETEGIDNAAEGLVGIFHGKNLGKAVLKF